The Deinococcus seoulensis genome window below encodes:
- a CDS encoding FG-GAP repeat domain-containing protein, whose protein sequence is MPRFRLLLLSAALLTACGGPGTPHTTPPPGPSPTPAPSPAPAPAKQSRPFRVTVMGLGSGAPTAQVTRPGLSTQALNGLDQVEIGDVLVRATTDLVPPGQARTAGARYVFVTLTVKNGAYNTVPNLTVIPAGLDTNTAQSAFTDLQRYPGLPAYSAAEAQALALSIHPASPVTQDPLTLQPSLLPGEEDTLQLFDESEVSLLGIANGFGGENLPYGFVAHNRSSRTIPGSDGTNPGVGTVTLGFRVPLQAQAKDDLYSLSGWFTFAQDTVTSATESLEAQLPGNRAAFDRMLSQLFRQYEQREVRVLPGTARRSYRDPFGYSHVNVKPVCGVRLGGTAANPTGLMLNGPAVFAPDGPRLGQSSPLSLALCRTNLLDDTSVDGVTVVNHWSQNAPSRGTPTVVGNRVTVPVWTDSNGNQNGGFTSGQTVDVTLTAGVTAGGQPAPGLPFVYRTRVQTAPASGTYADYYGSQVYDPTNSQQLTNLSAIALADLSGAGGGGNHTLITSRTANRLWLASGSVYAVGTAPSDVGTGDLNGDGQMDAFTSNAGSGDVSILLGNGDGTLQPATSVVVGAGPESIDRADLNGDGQLDLITANRTANSVSVLLNSGGTFSAQPAVSVGAQPSDAVTADMNGDGRMDLLVAATGGNAVNVRLGAGNGTFSAAADIPVTAPIRVASGDFNNDGREDVAALSSAGVHVALGNGDGTFAAPTTLGVGSDPRDLLVGDANGDGWLDVLTADYGSSSLSVLLGGANGFTAQAPTALTKAPNRLAQLGGSYYYGNRLIPYTLGDDTYTQLTPQ, encoded by the coding sequence ATGCCGAGATTTCGATTGCTGCTGCTGAGTGCGGCGCTGCTCACAGCCTGTGGTGGGCCGGGCACGCCGCACACCACACCGCCGCCCGGCCCGTCCCCGACACCCGCACCCTCTCCAGCGCCCGCGCCCGCCAAGCAGTCGCGGCCCTTCCGGGTGACGGTCATGGGCCTGGGGTCGGGAGCGCCCACCGCGCAGGTCACGCGGCCCGGCCTGAGTACACAGGCGCTGAACGGACTGGATCAGGTGGAGATCGGGGACGTGCTGGTGCGCGCCACGACCGACCTGGTGCCGCCGGGACAGGCGCGCACGGCGGGCGCGCGGTACGTGTTCGTGACGCTGACCGTGAAGAACGGCGCGTACAACACCGTGCCGAACCTGACGGTGATCCCGGCGGGCCTGGACACGAACACCGCGCAGTCGGCGTTCACGGACCTGCAACGCTACCCCGGACTGCCCGCGTACTCGGCGGCCGAGGCGCAGGCACTGGCGCTGAGTATCCACCCGGCCAGTCCGGTCACGCAGGACCCCCTGACGCTGCAACCATCCCTGCTGCCCGGCGAGGAGGACACCCTGCAACTGTTCGACGAGTCCGAGGTGTCACTGCTGGGCATCGCGAACGGGTTCGGCGGCGAGAACCTGCCGTACGGCTTCGTGGCGCACAACCGCAGCAGCCGCACCATTCCGGGTTCCGACGGAACGAATCCGGGCGTGGGGACGGTCACGCTGGGCTTCCGGGTACCGTTGCAGGCGCAGGCGAAGGATGACCTGTACAGCCTGAGCGGCTGGTTCACGTTCGCGCAGGACACCGTCACGAGCGCGACCGAATCCCTGGAAGCGCAGCTGCCGGGGAACCGCGCGGCGTTCGACCGGATGCTGTCGCAACTGTTCCGGCAGTACGAGCAGCGGGAAGTGCGGGTGCTACCCGGCACGGCGCGGCGAAGCTACCGCGATCCCTTCGGTTACTCTCATGTGAACGTGAAGCCGGTGTGCGGCGTGCGCCTGGGCGGCACGGCCGCGAACCCCACGGGCCTGATGCTGAACGGCCCGGCCGTGTTCGCGCCGGACGGCCCGCGCCTGGGTCAGTCCTCGCCGCTGTCGCTGGCACTGTGCCGTACGAACCTGCTGGACGACACGTCGGTAGACGGCGTGACGGTCGTGAACCACTGGTCGCAGAACGCCCCGTCGCGCGGCACGCCGACCGTGGTGGGCAACCGCGTGACCGTGCCGGTCTGGACGGACAGCAACGGAAATCAAAATGGCGGCTTCACCTCTGGTCAGACGGTGGACGTAACGCTGACCGCTGGCGTGACTGCCGGGGGGCAACCCGCGCCGGGCCTGCCGTTCGTGTACCGCACCCGCGTGCAGACCGCACCCGCCAGCGGCACTTATGCCGATTACTACGGCTCCCAGGTCTACGATCCCACCAACAGTCAACAGCTGACCAACCTCTCTGCGATTGCCCTGGCTGACCTGAGCGGTGCGGGGGGTGGAGGCAATCACACGCTGATCACCAGTCGCACCGCAAACAGACTGTGGCTGGCATCCGGCAGCGTCTATGCCGTCGGTACGGCTCCCAGTGACGTGGGAACCGGTGACCTGAACGGCGACGGGCAGATGGACGCCTTCACCAGCAACGCGGGCAGCGGGGACGTCTCGATCCTGCTGGGCAACGGGGACGGCACGCTGCAACCCGCCACGAGTGTCGTGGTGGGGGCCGGGCCGGAAAGTATCGACCGGGCCGACCTGAACGGCGACGGGCAGCTGGACCTGATCACCGCCAACCGCACGGCAAACAGCGTGTCGGTGCTGCTGAACAGCGGCGGCACGTTCAGCGCGCAGCCTGCGGTCAGCGTCGGCGCGCAGCCGTCCGACGCGGTCACGGCGGACATGAACGGCGACGGGCGCATGGACCTGCTGGTCGCCGCGACCGGCGGGAACGCCGTGAACGTACGCCTGGGGGCCGGGAACGGCACCTTCAGCGCGGCCGCCGACATTCCGGTCACGGCCCCGATCCGCGTGGCGAGCGGGGACTTCAACAATGACGGCCGCGAGGACGTGGCGGCCCTGAGCAGCGCCGGTGTCCATGTGGCGCTGGGGAACGGGGATGGCACCTTCGCCGCGCCCACCACCCTGGGTGTGGGCAGCGACCCGCGCGACCTGCTGGTCGGGGACGCGAACGGCGACGGCTGGCTGGACGTGCTGACCGCCGATTACGGCAGCAGTTCCCTGAGCGTGCTGCTGGGCGGGGCGAACGGGTTCACCGCGCAGGCTCCCACGGCGCTGACGAAGGCTCCGAACCGACTGGCTCAGCTTGGAGGCTCTTACTACTACGGCAATCGCCTGATCCCCTACACGCTCGGTGACGACACGTACACGCAACTCACCCCCCAGTGA
- a CDS encoding FG-GAP repeat domain-containing protein yields the protein MKRPLPFLLTTALLLGACAQPAHTSTPPPPTASVPGGPVMPAGAAFTLRFSGLGTPDFAASIEPTLGGQALTSEQGNVTPVRVVSRGTMDVLPAAGRPRTEGYRYIYAVVSVTSPSALENVSFLGVRTPGTLPAATHDTAISTFVRAPGGAAYTAAELDALALSVRPAQASALNTATMRLSTIPGSDDSVQFLPEDELTFTPPGFVGLLPYGFTVLNPQGGRTLATGTEANRMIVGMRLPLQATPQDDPYGFAFTAVPVRDSTRRVTQTPEGLRSGNSLNVRQLAASLNATLQVQPFSPVPGDPMCSVRSAGSAAAPTGTVFTAPPLAVPGANGHAVGLNDTLTARFCGVTLDSASAQATSVSVRPSQSAPAASTPSATGDRLLIPARTGGYHAGEQVEVTLHNTLTAGGSAAPGTPFVFSFRAATAPATATFTDQTERAAGQDIRDLLAADVNEDGKLDAISTDSSANTVSVFLGNGDGTLQARTAYTAGTGQAPTDLAAADLNGDGRLDLTVRRNDGTLGILINKGLGKFNPMTSLEIEPGVTGMLGYSLKDVSGDGKPDLVTWIQDASYASSRLRTRLGNGDGTFAPAIDALPNLSNPAYYYATYSAPPLADLNHDGRLDLAVGSGQLYVMSGNGDGTFATEVAASGLANLYNNELISADVNEDGHVDLYSRQTYTLLLGNGRMGFTVTQLDSGGAALADLDGDGHLDLINSGQLMRGFGNGTFDRTPANMNFYSNTVQHKSLGDFNGDGKLDGLINKYSYTLNSPAVSVSLNQ from the coding sequence ATGAAACGACCCCTTCCGTTCCTGCTGACCACGGCGCTGCTGCTCGGCGCGTGTGCTCAGCCCGCCCACACCAGTACGCCCCCACCTCCCACCGCCAGCGTGCCCGGCGGTCCCGTGATGCCCGCCGGGGCGGCGTTCACGCTGCGCTTCAGCGGGCTGGGCACCCCGGACTTCGCGGCCAGCATCGAGCCCACGCTGGGCGGACAGGCCCTGACCAGCGAGCAGGGCAACGTGACGCCTGTGCGGGTCGTCTCGCGCGGCACCATGGATGTCCTGCCCGCCGCGGGCCGCCCGCGCACCGAGGGCTACCGGTACATCTACGCGGTGGTATCCGTCACCAGTCCCAGTGCGCTTGAGAACGTGTCGTTCCTGGGCGTGCGGACGCCCGGCACGCTGCCCGCCGCCACGCACGACACGGCGATCAGCACCTTCGTGCGGGCGCCCGGCGGGGCCGCGTACACGGCTGCCGAACTGGACGCCCTGGCCCTGAGTGTGCGGCCCGCGCAGGCCAGCGCCCTGAACACGGCCACCATGCGCCTGAGCACCATTCCCGGCAGTGACGACAGCGTGCAGTTCCTGCCGGAAGACGAACTGACCTTCACGCCGCCCGGTTTCGTGGGCCTCCTCCCGTACGGGTTCACGGTCCTGAATCCGCAGGGGGGCCGCACGCTGGCGACCGGCACGGAAGCGAACCGCATGATCGTCGGCATGCGCCTGCCGCTGCAGGCCACCCCGCAGGACGACCCGTACGGCTTCGCGTTCACGGCCGTACCCGTGCGCGACAGTACCCGCCGCGTCACGCAGACACCCGAGGGACTGCGCAGCGGCAACAGCCTGAACGTGCGGCAACTGGCCGCCAGCCTGAACGCCACGTTGCAGGTGCAGCCGTTCAGCCCGGTGCCGGGTGACCCCATGTGCAGCGTGCGCAGCGCAGGCAGCGCCGCCGCGCCCACCGGCACGGTGTTCACCGCGCCGCCCCTGGCGGTACCGGGCGCGAACGGGCACGCGGTGGGCCTGAATGACACCCTGACCGCCCGTTTCTGCGGCGTGACCCTGGACTCCGCCAGCGCGCAGGCGACCAGCGTCAGCGTGCGCCCCAGCCAGAGCGCCCCGGCAGCCAGCACGCCCAGCGCCACCGGTGACCGCCTGCTGATTCCCGCCCGGACCGGCGGCTACCACGCGGGAGAACAGGTCGAGGTGACGCTGCACAACACCCTGACCGCCGGGGGCAGCGCCGCGCCGGGCACGCCGTTCGTGTTCTCGTTCCGCGCCGCGACCGCGCCCGCCACCGCGACCTTCACGGATCAGACCGAACGGGCCGCCGGTCAGGACATACGTGACCTGCTGGCCGCCGACGTGAACGAGGACGGCAAACTGGACGCGATCAGCACCGACAGCAGCGCCAACACTGTCAGCGTGTTCCTCGGGAACGGGGATGGTACCCTACAGGCCCGCACCGCGTACACCGCCGGAACAGGTCAGGCCCCGACCGACCTGGCGGCCGCCGACCTGAACGGCGACGGGCGGCTGGACCTGACCGTACGCCGCAACGACGGTACGCTGGGCATCCTGATCAACAAGGGCCTGGGCAAGTTCAACCCCATGACCAGCCTGGAAATCGAGCCGGGTGTGACGGGGATGCTCGGGTACAGCCTGAAGGACGTAAGCGGCGACGGGAAACCCGATCTGGTCACCTGGATACAGGACGCCAGTTACGCCAGCTCCCGTCTACGCACACGCCTGGGCAACGGGGACGGCACGTTCGCCCCTGCCATCGACGCCCTGCCCAACTTGAGCAACCCCGCGTACTATTACGCAACCTACTCAGCGCCTCCACTGGCTGACCTGAACCATGACGGTCGCCTGGATCTCGCTGTCGGCTCGGGGCAGTTGTACGTCATGTCCGGCAACGGCGACGGGACCTTCGCCACAGAGGTGGCCGCCAGTGGGCTAGCAAATCTGTACAACAACGAGCTGATCTCAGCGGATGTCAACGAGGACGGGCACGTGGACCTGTACTCGCGTCAAACCTACACGCTGCTGCTCGGGAACGGGCGGATGGGCTTCACCGTCACGCAACTGGACTCCGGCGGCGCCGCTCTGGCCGACCTGGATGGTGACGGTCACCTGGACCTGATCAACAGTGGACAGCTGATGCGGGGCTTCGGGAACGGCACCTTCGACCGCACGCCAGCCAACATGAACTTCTACAGCAACACCGTTCAGCACAAGTCTCTCGGGGACTTCAACGGGGACGGCAAACTCGACGGCCTCATCAACAAATACTCATACACCCTGAACAGCCCCGCCGTGTCCGTCTCCCTCAACCAGTAA
- a CDS encoding collagen-like protein has product MKRTALIITALLGLSAAAHAQEVIPTPAGMTLTSADEGKIVIVRNGQLVLIDPRTAPELKVIQGPAGPAGPAGPAGPKGDTGAAGPAGPAGAKGDKGDTGAAGAAGAKGDTGPAGPAGAKGDKGDTGAAGAAGAKGDTGPAGPAGAKGDKGDTGAAGAAGPAGAKGEVGATGPIGPIGPQGVKGDKGEVGAVGPAGLTGPAGPIGPQGIKGEVGAVGPQGPIGLTGPAGPIGPQGIKGEVGAVGPIGLTGPAGPIGPQGIKGELGAVGPQGPIGLTGPAGPIGPQGIKGELGAVGPQGPIGLTGPAGPIGPQGIKGEVGAVGPIGLTGPAGPIGPQGIKGELGAVGPQGPIGLTGPAGPIGPQGIKGEVGAVGPIGLTGPTGPIGPQGIKGELGAVGPQGPIGLTGPAGPIGPQGIKGEVGAVGPIGLTGPAGPIGPQGIKGEVGAVGPAGATGPAGEKGDAGPQGPQGVKGEVGATGPIGQTGPAGPQGVKGDKGDTGSVGPAGATGPAGAKGDAGPQGPQGAKGDKGDKGDTGPTGPQGPQGPQGPQGPAGPSVVPLTERREQEMTGLI; this is encoded by the coding sequence ATGAAACGAACGGCACTGATCATCACCGCCCTGCTGGGCCTGTCCGCCGCCGCCCACGCGCAGGAAGTCATCCCCACGCCCGCCGGCATGACCCTGACCTCCGCCGACGAAGGCAAGATCGTGATCGTCCGCAACGGGCAACTGGTCCTGATCGACCCGCGCACCGCACCCGAACTGAAAGTCATCCAGGGGCCAGCCGGTCCTGCTGGTCCTGCCGGTCCTGCCGGGCCGAAGGGTGATACGGGCGCAGCTGGACCCGCTGGACCCGCCGGAGCTAAAGGCGACAAGGGCGACACCGGCGCAGCAGGAGCCGCAGGCGCGAAAGGCGACACCGGACCCGCTGGACCCGCCGGAGCCAAAGGCGACAAGGGTGACACCGGCGCCGCAGGAGCCGCCGGCGCGAAAGGTGACACCGGACCCGCTGGACCCGCCGGAGCCAAAGGTGACAAGGGCGACACCGGCGCAGCAGGAGCCGCCGGACCCGCAGGTGCGAAAGGTGAGGTCGGCGCGACTGGCCCGATCGGTCCCATCGGTCCGCAGGGCGTGAAAGGCGACAAGGGTGAAGTCGGCGCCGTCGGACCGGCCGGTCTGACTGGTCCAGCCGGTCCTATCGGTCCGCAGGGCATCAAGGGTGAGGTCGGCGCGGTCGGACCTCAGGGTCCCATCGGCCTGACCGGTCCCGCCGGTCCCATCGGTCCGCAGGGCATCAAGGGCGAGGTCGGTGCTGTCGGCCCCATCGGTCTGACTGGTCCCGCTGGGCCCATCGGACCGCAGGGCATCAAGGGCGAACTCGGCGCCGTCGGGCCTCAGGGTCCCATCGGCCTGACCGGCCCCGCCGGTCCCATCGGACCGCAGGGCATCAAGGGTGAACTCGGCGCCGTTGGACCTCAGGGTCCCATCGGCCTGACTGGACCCGCTGGTCCTATCGGTCCGCAGGGCATCAAGGGCGAAGTCGGTGCTGTCGGCCCCATCGGCCTGACCGGCCCCGCCGGTCCCATCGGACCGCAGGGCATCAAGGGTGAACTCGGCGCCGTTGGACCTCAGGGTCCCATCGGCCTGACTGGACCCGCTGGTCCTATCGGTCCGCAGGGCATCAAGGGCGAAGTCGGTGCTGTCGGCCCCATCGGTCTGACTGGTCCCACTGGGCCCATCGGACCGCAGGGCATCAAGGGCGAACTCGGCGCCGTCGGGCCTCAGGGTCCCATCGGCCTGACTGGACCCGCTGGTCCTATCGGTCCGCAGGGCATCAAGGGTGAAGTCGGTGCTGTCGGCCCCATCGGTCTGACTGGTCCCGCTGGGCCCATCGGTCCGCAGGGTATCAAGGGTGAGGTCGGCGCCGTCGGACCGGCCGGGGCGACCGGACCTGCCGGGGAGAAGGGTGACGCCGGACCTCAGGGGCCGCAGGGCGTGAAGGGTGAGGTGGGCGCGACCGGCCCGATCGGCCAGACGGGACCGGCTGGGCCGCAGGGGGTGAAAGGCGACAAGGGTGATACCGGATCGGTCGGACCCGCCGGGGCGACCGGACCTGCCGGAGCGAAAGGTGACGCCGGACCTCAGGGGCCGCAGGGCGCGAAGGGCGACAAGGGGGACAAGGGCGATACCGGCCCGACCGGCCCGCAGGGACCTCAGGGACCCCAGGGACCTCAGGGGCCGGCTGGTCCGTCCGTGGTTCCGCTGACGGAACGCCGTGAGCAGGAGATGACTGGCCTGATCTGA
- a CDS encoding acetyl ornithine aminotransferase family protein has product MTTLPKPRQPELKTSLPGPKTAAIMERDAQHLSTSYMRPYPFVPDHGEGVWLTDVDGNTMLDFFAGIAVSTTGHAHPHVVKAVQEQITKFTHVCLTDYPQEITTSLAERMVRHVEKPGEKWRVFFGNSGAEAVEAAVKLARNHTGRSHIISTIGSFHGRTYGAITLTGSKTKYKRGFGPLLPNVSHVPYPNPFRPPLGSTPETCGQAVLDHIESLFQTIIPADEVAAIIIEPMQGEGGYIVPPADFLPGLRALCDRHGIMLIFDEVQAGMGRSGKMYSFQHFDGQNGMNCQPDIITVAKGIASGMPISAMLAKESVMTWPVGSHGSTYGGNPVAAAAAHATLDLLEGVVKHPGCGDSLMENAAQVGEFIMTELKAMQAEFPFIGDVRGAGMFIGLEFVKPDGSPDGKLRDAASMAMFERGLLNLDCGEAVIRISPPLILTREEAATGLDIMRDALRTLK; this is encoded by the coding sequence ATGACCACCCTTCCCAAACCCCGTCAGCCTGAACTGAAGACCTCGCTCCCCGGCCCGAAGACCGCCGCGATCATGGAGCGCGACGCCCAGCACCTCTCGACCTCGTACATGCGGCCTTATCCGTTCGTGCCGGATCACGGGGAGGGCGTGTGGCTGACCGACGTGGACGGCAACACCATGCTGGATTTCTTTGCGGGGATTGCGGTCAGCACGACCGGGCACGCGCATCCGCATGTGGTGAAGGCCGTGCAGGAGCAGATCACGAAATTTACGCACGTGTGCCTGACGGATTACCCGCAGGAGATCACCACCAGTCTCGCCGAGCGCATGGTCCGGCACGTCGAGAAACCCGGTGAGAAGTGGCGCGTGTTCTTCGGGAACAGTGGCGCGGAGGCCGTGGAGGCGGCCGTGAAACTGGCCCGCAACCATACGGGGCGGTCGCACATCATCAGCACCATCGGGTCGTTCCACGGGCGGACGTACGGGGCGATCACGCTGACGGGCAGCAAGACGAAGTACAAGCGGGGCTTCGGGCCGCTGCTGCCGAACGTGTCGCACGTGCCGTACCCGAACCCGTTCCGGCCGCCGCTGGGCAGCACGCCGGAAACGTGCGGTCAGGCCGTCCTGGATCACATCGAGAGCCTGTTCCAGACGATCATCCCGGCAGACGAGGTCGCCGCCATCATCATTGAGCCGATGCAGGGCGAAGGCGGGTACATCGTGCCGCCCGCCGATTTCCTGCCGGGGCTGCGCGCGCTATGCGACCGGCACGGGATCATGCTGATCTTCGACGAGGTGCAGGCCGGAATGGGCCGCAGCGGGAAGATGTACTCCTTCCAGCACTTCGACGGGCAGAACGGCATGAACTGCCAGCCGGACATCATCACGGTCGCCAAAGGCATCGCGTCCGGCATGCCGATCAGCGCCATGCTGGCGAAAGAGAGCGTCATGACGTGGCCGGTCGGATCGCACGGCAGCACGTACGGCGGGAACCCCGTGGCGGCCGCAGCGGCACACGCGACACTGGACCTGCTCGAAGGCGTGGTCAAGCACCCCGGCTGCGGCGACAGCCTGATGGAGAACGCCGCGCAGGTCGGCGAGTTCATCATGACCGAACTGAAAGCCATGCAGGCGGAATTCCCGTTCATCGGGGACGTGCGCGGCGCGGGCATGTTCATCGGGCTGGAATTCGTGAAACCCGACGGCAGCCCCGACGGGAAACTGCGCGATGCGGCCAGCATGGCCATGTTCGAACGCGGCCTGCTGAACCTCGACTGCGGCGAAGCCGTCATCCGCATTTCACCGCCCCTGATCCTCACGCGCGAGGAAGCCGCGACAGGCCTGGACATCATGCGGGACGCGCTGCGCACCCTGAAGTAA
- a CDS encoding KamA family radical SAM protein, which produces MPIHPNATTDSQTMLPRNHRAPRWADVPDEQWYDWKWQLKNRINTVEELESVIRLTDSERQGASAKGIFRLDITPYFASLMHPTDPTCPVRRQVIPTHHELEPFTSMMEDSLAEDKHSPVPGLVHRYPDRVLMLVTTQCASYCRYCTRSRIVGDPSETFNPAEYEAQLNYLRNTPQVRDVLLSGGDPLTLAPKVLGRLLAELRKIEHIEIIRIGTRVPVFMPMRVTQELCDVLAENHPVWMNIHVNHPREITPEVADACDRLTRAGVPLGNQSVLLRGVNDHPVIMQKLVRELVKIRVRPYYIYQCDLVHGAGHLRTTVSKGLEIMESLRGHTSGYSVPTYVVDAPGGGGKIPVAPNYVLSHSPEKLILRNFEGYIAAYSEPTDYAGPDMLVPQEWQRKEPGQSGIYGLMEGERISIEPKEFSESRNRPGATKHRLNSREDKWAAHGIGLDVPVTDTAPDGMVQAAQPVSGD; this is translated from the coding sequence ATGCCCATTCACCCGAACGCCACCACCGACAGCCAGACCATGCTTCCCCGCAACCACCGCGCGCCCCGCTGGGCCGACGTGCCCGACGAGCAGTGGTACGACTGGAAATGGCAGCTGAAGAACCGCATCAACACCGTCGAGGAACTCGAATCGGTCATCCGCCTGACCGACAGTGAACGCCAGGGCGCCAGCGCCAAGGGCATCTTCCGGCTGGACATCACGCCGTACTTCGCGTCCCTGATGCACCCCACGGACCCCACCTGCCCGGTGCGGCGACAGGTGATCCCCACCCACCATGAACTCGAACCGTTCACGTCCATGATGGAAGACAGTCTGGCCGAGGACAAGCACAGCCCCGTGCCCGGCCTCGTGCACCGCTACCCGGACCGCGTGCTGATGCTGGTCACGACCCAGTGCGCCAGCTACTGCCGCTACTGCACCCGCAGCCGCATCGTCGGCGACCCCAGCGAGACCTTCAACCCCGCCGAGTACGAGGCGCAACTGAACTACCTGCGCAACACGCCCCAGGTGCGCGACGTGCTCCTCAGTGGCGGCGACCCCCTCACGCTCGCCCCGAAAGTCCTGGGCCGCCTGCTCGCGGAACTCCGCAAGATCGAGCACATCGAGATCATCCGCATCGGCACGCGCGTGCCCGTGTTCATGCCGATGCGCGTCACGCAGGAACTCTGCGACGTCCTCGCCGAGAACCACCCCGTCTGGATGAACATCCACGTCAACCACCCCCGCGAGATCACCCCCGAAGTCGCCGACGCCTGCGACCGCCTGACGCGCGCCGGCGTGCCGCTGGGCAACCAGAGCGTGCTGCTGCGCGGCGTGAACGACCACCCCGTCATCATGCAGAAACTCGTGCGGGAACTCGTCAAGATCCGCGTCCGCCCCTACTACATCTACCAGTGCGACCTTGTGCACGGCGCCGGGCACCTGCGCACCACCGTCAGCAAGGGCCTGGAAATCATGGAAAGCCTGCGCGGCCACACCAGCGGCTACTCCGTGCCCACCTACGTCGTCGACGCGCCCGGCGGCGGCGGCAAGATCCCCGTCGCCCCCAACTACGTCCTGAGCCACAGCCCCGAAAAACTGATCCTGCGCAACTTCGAGGGCTACATCGCCGCGTACAGCGAACCCACCGACTATGCGGGCCCCGACATGCTCGTCCCCCAGGAGTGGCAGCGTAAGGAACCCGGCCAGAGCGGCATCTACGGCCTGATGGAAGGCGAACGCATCAGCATCGAACCCAAGGAATTCAGCGAAAGCCGCAACCGCCCAGGCGCCACAAAGCACCGCCTGAACAGCCGCGAAGACAAATGGGCCGCCCACGGCATCGGCCTGGACGTGCCCGTCACCGACACCGCGCCCGACGGCATGGTGCAGGCAGCGCAACCCGTCAGCGGCGACTGA
- a CDS encoding Lrp/AsnC family transcriptional regulator, whose amino-acid sequence MRQSGGHLDPLDHSILQELQTDSRLSMRELGRRVGLSAPAVTERVRRLEDAGVILGYGVRVASKPLGRTITAFIGVQDSGRNDPTLVRWATKHDGVLECHSVTGDNSCILKVAVPDVGALENMLTELINMGFTCDTSIVLSTPLEGKLLLPPR is encoded by the coding sequence ATGAGACAGTCCGGCGGCCACCTTGACCCCCTCGATCACAGCATCCTTCAGGAACTCCAGACCGACTCGCGCCTCAGCATGCGCGAACTCGGCCGCCGCGTCGGCCTGAGCGCCCCCGCCGTCACGGAACGCGTCCGCCGCCTCGAGGACGCCGGCGTGATCCTCGGCTACGGCGTGCGCGTCGCCAGCAAACCCCTGGGCCGCACCATCACCGCGTTCATCGGCGTGCAGGACTCGGGACGCAACGACCCCACCCTGGTCCGCTGGGCCACCAAACACGACGGCGTGCTGGAATGCCACTCCGTCACCGGGGACAACTCCTGCATCCTGAAAGTCGCCGTGCCCGACGTGGGCGCCCTGGAAAACATGCTGACCGAACTGATCAACATGGGCTTCACCTGCGACACCAGCATCGTCCTGAGCACCCCACTGGAAGGCAAACTACTGCTGCCGCCCCGCTGA
- a CDS encoding DinB family protein: MLPELRDLFVRDLEKLTLELEAYPDEASVWAVPDGVLNSGGTLALHLIGNLSQFVGADLGGVAFVRDRVAEFARRDVPRAELIASLRGVSALVASTLDRLDPAALDAPHPAQLPGFPQGMSTRFFLVHLYGHLNWHLGQVNYHRRMVAAG, translated from the coding sequence ATGCTGCCTGAATTGCGGGATCTGTTCGTGCGGGACCTGGAGAAGTTGACGCTGGAACTGGAGGCGTACCCGGACGAGGCGTCGGTGTGGGCCGTACCGGACGGCGTGCTGAATTCGGGTGGGACGCTGGCGTTGCACCTGATCGGGAACCTGTCGCAGTTCGTGGGCGCGGACCTGGGTGGCGTGGCGTTCGTGCGGGACCGGGTGGCGGAGTTCGCGCGGCGGGACGTGCCGCGCGCCGAGTTGATCGCGAGTCTGCGGGGGGTATCGGCGCTGGTGGCCAGTACGCTGGACCGGCTGGACCCGGCCGCGCTGGACGCGCCGCACCCGGCGCAACTGCCCGGTTTTCCGCAGGGCATGAGCACGCGGTTCTTCCTGGTTCACCTGTACGGGCACCTGAACTGGCACCTGGGGCAGGTGAATTACCACCGGCGGATGGTGGCGGCGGGCTGA
- a CDS encoding DUF6915 family protein — translation MAHPWHHAQSSARRFGGVPDDYLAVHGWFDQTKGHWADARHRAVLHSTFGIFLCEQFFGPTVVRASDGRHVPTRLIGEQHVLEDLGRIPTVQDWLEGLLMQGWMLRNASALSRENWQGEDDPAAPSPTDHG, via the coding sequence ATGGCGCACCCCTGGCACCACGCGCAGAGCAGTGCCCGCCGTTTCGGGGGCGTGCCCGACGATTACCTGGCCGTGCACGGCTGGTTCGACCAGACCAAGGGGCACTGGGCCGACGCCCGGCACCGCGCCGTGCTGCACAGCACATTCGGGATCTTCCTGTGCGAGCAGTTCTTCGGGCCGACCGTGGTCCGCGCCAGCGACGGCCGGCACGTACCCACCCGCCTGATCGGCGAGCAGCACGTGCTCGAAGACCTGGGCCGCATTCCGACCGTGCAGGACTGGCTGGAGGGTCTGCTCATGCAGGGCTGGATGCTGCGCAACGCCTCCGCCCTGAGTCGGGAGAACTGGCAGGGGGAGGACGACCCGGCGGCCCCCTCCCCCACCGACCACGGCTGA